One genomic region from Yersinia canariae encodes:
- a CDS encoding L-ribulose-5-phosphate 3-epimerase, producing MRIHPLGIYEKALPAGTSWVEKLAVAKSCGFDFVEMSVDESDERLARLNWSREERMAVITAIQQTGVRIPTLCLSAHRRYPFGSRDAQTREQARTIMLQAIRLAQDLGIRTIQLAGYDVYYEPQDSETIIRFEEGMAWAAQQAAAAQVMCAVEIMDTQFMNSISKWKALDSKIGSPWFTVYPDIGNLTAWGNEVDSELASGIDRIAAIHLKDTFAVTADCPGQFRDVPFGEGCVDFVNLFKTLRRLNYRGTFLIEMWTEKSAEPLLEIIHARHWIEDKMRLAGWDHNALPATR from the coding sequence ATGCGAATTCACCCATTAGGAATCTATGAAAAAGCGCTGCCGGCGGGCACCAGTTGGGTTGAAAAGCTGGCTGTAGCGAAATCCTGCGGTTTCGACTTTGTCGAGATGTCTGTTGATGAAAGTGACGAACGGCTGGCGCGGTTGAATTGGAGCCGCGAGGAGCGCATGGCCGTTATCACCGCCATCCAGCAAACAGGGGTGAGAATTCCCACACTTTGCTTGTCAGCACATCGCCGCTATCCGTTTGGCAGCCGTGATGCCCAGACCCGTGAGCAAGCACGCACTATCATGTTGCAGGCCATTCGGTTGGCGCAAGACCTTGGTATCCGCACCATTCAATTGGCCGGTTATGACGTTTATTACGAACCACAAGACAGCGAAACCATAATCCGTTTTGAAGAGGGCATGGCGTGGGCAGCACAACAAGCAGCGGCGGCCCAAGTGATGTGCGCGGTAGAAATCATGGACACCCAGTTTATGAACTCCATCAGCAAGTGGAAGGCGCTGGACAGTAAAATTGGCTCGCCATGGTTTACCGTGTATCCCGATATTGGCAACCTCACCGCATGGGGTAATGAAGTGGATTCAGAACTGGCGAGTGGCATTGACCGCATTGCAGCCATCCATCTGAAAGATACTTTTGCTGTTACCGCAGATTGTCCGGGGCAATTTCGTGATGTGCCTTTCGGCGAGGGCTGTGTCGACTTTGTTAATCTGTTTAAAACCCTGCGGCGTCTGAACTATCGCGGTACATTTTTGATTGAAATGTGGACTGAGAAATCGGCCGAACCTTTGTTAGAAATCATTCACGCCCGCCACTGGAT
- a CDS encoding ABC transporter permease, whose product MKKNTFFHIDGTISGLLSICALATLAFSLAMPGRFFTENTFLSIAFQLPELGLLTFAMFVPMLSGGLNLSIIGTANLTGLFMAWLLIQYVPADASTATQLMWLVIALLGAAMIAVIIGTLTGLMISRIGAHPILVTLGSMTIISGIGVYLTKGAALSGMPPIVRSMGSEVVMGIPIPMIIFVVASLVLALILGKTRLGKTIYMCGSNINATWFSGIRTDRVMIAIYSISSLLCVLAGLIMMSRFNSARMGYGDSYLLLTVLAIVLGGTNPFGGVGKVSHVFCALLVLQVIATGLSLLGVSLHFNLAVWGITLIFALAFKFFKEKWKAKRAMKHNRLKHFSKIAIGKTE is encoded by the coding sequence ATGAAAAAGAATACGTTTTTCCATATTGACGGCACCATCTCTGGCTTACTGAGTATTTGCGCCCTGGCAACACTGGCGTTCAGTTTGGCGATGCCCGGCCGCTTCTTTACCGAAAATACCTTTTTAAGCATTGCTTTCCAGTTGCCGGAGCTGGGGCTGCTGACCTTTGCCATGTTTGTGCCCATGCTCAGTGGCGGGCTAAATCTGTCCATCATCGGCACGGCTAACCTCACTGGGCTGTTTATGGCCTGGCTGCTTATCCAATATGTTCCTGCCGATGCCAGCACCGCGACTCAACTGATGTGGCTGGTCATTGCCCTGCTGGGGGCCGCGATGATTGCCGTCATTATAGGAACATTGACCGGGTTGATGATTTCCCGCATCGGCGCTCACCCGATTCTGGTGACATTAGGCAGCATGACCATTATCAGCGGGATTGGCGTTTATCTGACTAAAGGGGCGGCACTCAGTGGTATGCCGCCGATTGTCCGCAGTATGGGGTCTGAGGTGGTGATGGGCATTCCTATCCCCATGATTATTTTTGTCGTCGCCTCACTGGTACTGGCGCTGATATTAGGCAAAACCCGGCTGGGGAAAACCATTTATATGTGTGGCAGCAACATCAACGCCACCTGGTTCAGTGGCATCCGCACTGACCGCGTGATGATTGCCATCTACTCCATTTCCAGCCTGTTATGTGTGTTGGCTGGCTTGATTATGATGTCGCGTTTTAACTCAGCGCGCATGGGATATGGCGACTCTTATCTGTTACTGACCGTGTTGGCTATTGTTCTGGGCGGCACCAACCCATTCGGCGGTGTAGGGAAAGTCAGCCATGTATTTTGTGCGCTGCTGGTGTTGCAGGTCATTGCTACCGGACTGAGTCTGCTGGGCGTCAGCCTGCACTTCAATCTGGCGGTTTGGGGGATAACACTTATCTTCGCACTGGCCTTTAAGTTCTTTAAAGAGAAATGGAAAGCAAAACGCGCCATGAAACATAACCGATTGAAACACTTTAGTAAGATTGCAATAGGGAAAACAGAATAA
- a CDS encoding ABC transporter permease — MPNISRLKPQSVEGWLAWVIVIMLALFSLLSSEFLSIQNLLDLTESYAVTGVFALGLFVVLVTGGIDISFAAVASVVQYVVASLLLNDVIASPVLCLVIAVSIGILLGFVNAVLIYYLNIVSIIITISMQSLLFGMLMWITNGHSIYDLPDWWITQRSILPFTFNGESYQIGLPLVIMLAIALLTWLLLNKTHIGRQLYAVGGSPESARRIGIRVSLIYLFAYGYLGATAAIGGMLQTYRMSEVVPSALVGGELDVLAAAVLGRASLSGGRGSVIGTLMGVFLIGILKNGLNLIGVSSYFVNIVIGVVIVAAICVTHYKKRKETDVGFV; from the coding sequence ATGCCTAATATCAGCAGACTCAAACCGCAATCCGTTGAAGGATGGCTGGCCTGGGTTATCGTCATTATGCTGGCCCTGTTCTCCCTGCTTAGCAGTGAGTTTTTGTCGATACAAAACCTACTGGACCTGACGGAAAGCTATGCCGTTACTGGCGTCTTTGCTTTGGGCCTTTTCGTGGTGCTGGTCACTGGCGGTATTGATATCTCCTTTGCTGCCGTGGCCTCGGTAGTGCAATACGTGGTGGCATCCTTGCTGCTCAATGATGTGATTGCCAGCCCGGTCTTGTGCTTGGTTATTGCCGTCTCCATCGGAATATTGCTTGGATTCGTTAATGCGGTACTTATTTACTACCTGAATATTGTTTCCATCATTATCACCATAAGTATGCAATCACTACTGTTTGGCATGCTGATGTGGATAACCAATGGTCACAGTATTTATGACTTACCGGACTGGTGGATAACCCAGCGCTCCATTCTGCCCTTTACCTTTAATGGCGAGAGTTATCAGATTGGTTTGCCACTGGTCATCATGCTCGCCATCGCCCTGCTCACCTGGCTACTACTGAATAAAACTCATATCGGCCGACAATTGTATGCCGTCGGCGGCAGCCCGGAATCTGCGCGCCGCATCGGCATTCGTGTGTCACTGATTTACCTGTTCGCCTATGGCTATTTAGGAGCAACAGCAGCCATCGGCGGCATGTTACAGACCTATCGGATGAGTGAAGTGGTGCCAAGCGCGCTGGTGGGCGGCGAATTAGATGTTCTGGCCGCAGCAGTCTTAGGCAGAGCCAGTTTGTCCGGTGGCCGTGGCTCGGTGATTGGCACACTGATGGGCGTCTTCCTGATTGGTATCCTGAAAAATGGCCTCAACCTGATCGGCGTTTCCAGTTATTTCGTCAACATTGTGATTGGCGTGGTTATCGTCGCCGCCATTTGCGTCACCCATTACAAAAAACGCAAAGAAACTGATGTTGGCTTTGTCTGA
- a CDS encoding sugar ABC transporter ATP-binding protein, whose amino-acid sequence MTYISDADKGVPLITLKELSKSFGGHQALKNITLTLNKGEVHCLAGANGCGKSTLIKTISGVYAPDDGSEIIIDDKSHSRLTPDRARDLGVQVIYQDLSLFPNLTVAENIAFEYNLKGYFGWFSKTKIRQKACQILQELAFTIDPDALVQNLPIAQRQQVAICRALVADARLVIMDEPTASLTRTEVNQLLRTVNYLRDKNITVVFVSHRLDEVKEISDRITVIRDGEKVGTWPASELSVGRITELMTGLTITHEQKLPNAELGKVVLQLNNLSRKGQFENISLSLHRGEVLGLCGLLGSGRTELALSLFGITHPDSGEIAIDGNRVHIKDNTRAIELGIGYVSEDRLTLGAVLPQSVADNMMLSILQRIRTPLYLIDETKKEALVQEWVKDLDIKVTNPDNPLSTLSGGNQQKVVLAKWILTKPKVLILDSPTVGVDIGAKDSIYKLIHRLSGVGISVLLISDEVPEAYYNCDRILHMKQGRIVNELIPNQMTEQQLAEAINA is encoded by the coding sequence ATGACTTATATTTCTGATGCTGATAAAGGAGTGCCGCTTATCACGCTGAAAGAGCTATCAAAAAGCTTTGGCGGACATCAGGCACTTAAAAATATCACTCTGACGTTGAATAAAGGCGAAGTGCACTGTTTGGCCGGTGCCAATGGCTGCGGCAAAAGTACGCTAATAAAAACTATCAGTGGCGTATATGCCCCTGATGACGGTAGTGAAATTATTATCGACGATAAATCACACTCGCGTTTAACCCCAGATCGCGCCCGCGATTTAGGTGTGCAAGTTATCTATCAGGACTTGTCGCTGTTCCCTAACCTGACCGTTGCGGAAAACATTGCCTTTGAATACAACCTGAAAGGTTACTTCGGTTGGTTCAGCAAGACCAAAATCAGACAGAAAGCCTGCCAGATTTTACAAGAACTGGCATTTACCATCGACCCTGATGCGCTGGTGCAAAACTTACCTATTGCACAACGCCAGCAAGTCGCCATCTGCCGCGCGCTGGTTGCTGATGCCCGGTTGGTGATTATGGATGAGCCGACCGCGTCTTTGACTCGAACGGAAGTGAATCAGTTGCTGCGCACGGTGAATTATCTGCGCGACAAGAACATCACCGTGGTGTTTGTCAGCCATCGGCTGGATGAAGTGAAAGAGATTTCAGACCGCATTACTGTCATTCGTGATGGTGAGAAAGTCGGTACCTGGCCGGCGAGTGAACTGTCTGTGGGGCGAATTACTGAGCTAATGACCGGCTTAACTATTACCCACGAACAGAAATTACCGAATGCCGAACTGGGCAAAGTGGTACTGCAACTCAATAACCTCAGCCGCAAAGGGCAGTTTGAAAATATTTCCTTGAGTTTGCATCGCGGTGAGGTTTTGGGATTGTGCGGTTTACTCGGCTCCGGGCGAACTGAGCTGGCCTTAAGCCTATTTGGCATCACTCACCCTGATAGTGGCGAGATTGCTATTGATGGCAACCGGGTTCACATCAAAGACAATACCCGCGCCATTGAGTTGGGTATCGGCTATGTCTCTGAAGATCGCCTGACACTCGGTGCAGTGCTGCCGCAATCAGTCGCCGACAACATGATGCTGTCAATTTTGCAACGCATTCGCACCCCGCTCTATCTGATTGATGAGACTAAAAAAGAGGCCTTGGTACAAGAGTGGGTAAAAGATTTAGACATCAAAGTGACCAACCCGGATAACCCGCTGTCGACCTTATCCGGCGGTAATCAGCAAAAAGTGGTGCTGGCGAAATGGATTCTAACCAAGCCGAAAGTATTAATTCTTGATTCCCCGACCGTGGGTGTCGATATCGGCGCGAAAGACAGTATTTATAAACTGATTCACCGCCTGTCTGGCGTGGGCATCTCAGTGCTGCTTATCTCCGACGAAGTACCCGAAGCCTATTACAACTGTGACCGTATCCTGCATATGAAGCAGGGACGCATCGTCAATGAATTGATCCCAAATCAAATGACTGAACAACAGCTTGCGGAGGCCATCAATGCCTAA
- a CDS encoding substrate-binding domain-containing protein: protein MKKLILPCLITALFASHAAWADDSKVPQKANKPFTMGVVVKVGGIPWFNVMEQGIKEEGQALGVNAWQVGPTTADPAEQVRAIEDLIAKKVDVIGVVPNDAKVLEPVLKRAQEAGIKVITHESPGQINADWDFELLDTQSMGANHMKDMAKCMGEEGKYAMFVGSLTVPLVNEWADAAIAYQKAHYPKMVLVEDRFGVAESVDDSMRTANDLLSKHKDLKGIMSFGSQGPIGAGRAIDKRKKNDTTCVFGTFTPGQGIKLLEKGAIDGGYISNPMVAGKVFVQVATAMMNGEPIKDGVKLGDMGEIKTKGNTILSDNPEKLDVENTKRLVKLGL, encoded by the coding sequence ATGAAAAAGTTAATCTTACCCTGCTTAATAACCGCATTATTTGCTTCCCACGCAGCCTGGGCTGATGACAGTAAAGTTCCACAAAAAGCCAATAAGCCATTCACGATGGGCGTTGTGGTCAAAGTGGGGGGTATTCCTTGGTTCAATGTGATGGAACAGGGCATTAAAGAAGAAGGTCAGGCCTTGGGCGTCAATGCCTGGCAGGTCGGGCCAACCACCGCAGACCCTGCGGAGCAAGTCCGTGCAATTGAAGACTTAATTGCCAAAAAAGTCGATGTCATTGGTGTTGTTCCGAATGATGCCAAAGTGCTGGAACCGGTGCTGAAACGCGCTCAGGAAGCAGGAATTAAAGTTATCACTCATGAATCACCAGGCCAAATCAATGCAGACTGGGATTTTGAATTGCTCGACACCCAAAGCATGGGTGCTAACCATATGAAAGATATGGCGAAATGCATGGGTGAAGAGGGCAAATATGCCATGTTCGTTGGTAGCCTGACAGTGCCATTGGTCAATGAGTGGGCTGATGCCGCTATTGCTTACCAAAAAGCACATTACCCGAAAATGGTCCTGGTTGAAGACCGTTTCGGCGTAGCAGAGTCAGTGGATGATTCCATGCGCACAGCTAATGACTTGCTATCTAAACATAAAGATCTGAAAGGCATTATGTCATTCGGTTCACAAGGCCCGATTGGTGCTGGCCGAGCCATTGATAAACGTAAGAAAAACGACACCACTTGCGTATTCGGAACCTTCACTCCGGGCCAGGGGATCAAGTTGTTAGAGAAAGGCGCTATTGACGGTGGTTATATTTCCAACCCAATGGTAGCCGGTAAGGTCTTCGTACAAGTCGCCACCGCCATGATGAACGGCGAACCCATCAAAGATGGCGTCAAACTGGGTGATATGGGTGAAATCAAAACCAAGGGGAACACTATCCTCAGTGATAACCCGGAAAAACTGGATGTAGAAAACACCAAACGTCTGGTCAAGCTGGGGCTGTAA
- a CDS encoding DeoR/GlpR family DNA-binding transcription regulator codes for MLQAERYKIICNHVQQQGSALVTELSVLCQVSQETIRRDLTVLEKKQKLIRSFGGAVALDGPDLSIIDIKETHYSLNAIDRAESFRKRTEEHPDIKMKIAKAALQFIHPGDCILLDNSSSCWFLARQIPDIEITVVTNSVKIIQALACRDKVRIIGIGGEYSARHDDFHGPVAENAIRNFQINTFFFSCQGINQESGVRDGNDINAKLKQVMLQVSGQKILLADSSKFDQYAFCKICMLDDVDILITNRLSSQNYRSDNPKLNIIESDK; via the coding sequence ATGTTACAAGCCGAACGCTATAAAATCATTTGTAACCATGTGCAGCAACAAGGCTCGGCGCTGGTGACTGAGTTATCTGTCTTATGCCAGGTCTCGCAAGAAACCATTCGTCGCGATCTGACAGTGCTAGAAAAAAAGCAAAAACTGATCCGTAGCTTTGGGGGGGCAGTGGCACTGGATGGCCCTGACCTTTCCATCATTGATATCAAAGAGACTCACTACAGCCTTAATGCTATTGACAGAGCCGAGTCATTCCGCAAGCGTACGGAGGAACATCCTGATATTAAAATGAAAATTGCTAAAGCCGCATTACAATTCATTCATCCGGGTGACTGTATTTTATTGGATAACAGTAGCTCTTGCTGGTTTTTGGCGCGGCAGATACCGGATATTGAAATTACCGTCGTCACCAATTCAGTGAAGATTATTCAAGCTCTGGCCTGCCGTGATAAAGTTCGAATTATTGGCATTGGTGGTGAGTACTCGGCCCGCCATGATGATTTCCATGGCCCCGTGGCAGAAAATGCTATACGCAACTTCCAGATAAATACCTTTTTCTTTTCTTGTCAGGGTATTAATCAGGAAAGTGGCGTGCGCGACGGAAACGATATTAATGCGAAATTAAAGCAAGTCATGTTACAAGTCTCGGGGCAAAAAATATTATTGGCAGACTCCAGTAAATTTGACCAATACGCTTTTTGTAAAATATGCATGTTAGATGATGTCGATATTCTTATTACTAACCGATTAAGTTCACAAAATTATCGTAGCGATAATCCCAAATTAAATATCATTGAATCAGATAAGTAA
- a CDS encoding L-ribulose-5-phosphate 4-epimerase, producing the protein MLEQLKQQVFDANLALPKYKLVTFTWGNVSGIDRERGLVVIKPSGVEYDVMSVNDMVVVDLATGKVVEGNKKPSSDTDTHLVLYRAFADIGGIVHTHSRHATIWAQAGKSLSALGTTHADYFYGPIPCTRLMTDEEIAGDYEHETGNVIVETFANLALSAVQIPAVLVNGHGPFAWGSNADNAVHNAVVLEEIAYMNLFTHQLEPAVADMQQTLLDKHYLRKHGAKAYYGQ; encoded by the coding sequence ATGTTAGAACAGTTAAAACAACAGGTTTTTGACGCTAATTTAGCGTTACCGAAATATAAGCTCGTGACTTTTACCTGGGGGAATGTCAGTGGTATTGATCGCGAGCGCGGATTGGTGGTAATTAAACCTTCCGGTGTTGAATATGATGTAATGAGTGTTAATGACATGGTGGTGGTGGATTTGGCCACTGGCAAGGTGGTGGAAGGCAATAAAAAACCCTCTTCCGATACTGATACTCATCTGGTGCTATATCGTGCATTCGCGGATATTGGCGGCATTGTCCACACTCATTCCCGCCACGCCACTATTTGGGCACAAGCCGGTAAGTCACTCTCGGCATTAGGCACAACTCATGCCGACTATTTCTATGGCCCCATTCCTTGCACTCGCCTGATGACGGATGAGGAAATTGCCGGAGATTATGAGCATGAAACTGGCAATGTCATTGTCGAAACTTTTGCCAATCTTGCCTTGAGCGCGGTACAAATTCCGGCGGTATTGGTCAATGGCCATGGCCCATTTGCCTGGGGCAGTAATGCGGATAATGCCGTGCATAACGCGGTGGTGCTGGAGGAAATAGCGTATATGAATCTCTTCACTCATCAGCTTGAACCGGCGGTGGCCGACATGCAGCAAACTTTGTTGGATAAACATTATCTGCGTAAACATGGCGCTAAAGCTTATTACGGCCAGTAA
- the fucR gene encoding L-fucose operon activator, which translates to MKASRHQEILQHIKQHETLTTADLANLLAVSQETIRRDLNELQAQGLIIRQHGRAKSIKRATKDSGDPFTTRLKSHLSSKASIAAHALSLIESGMVIALDASSTCWYLAKKLPDIDITVFTNSVRICQELAKHQNIELISAGGRLQRKYACYVNPALFSLLKTLEIDLFIFSCEGIDTDGIMWDSNPFNAEFKTMLLKRATQSILLIDKSKMCRTGEVKIGTLDDVEQVISNVDAE; encoded by the coding sequence ATGAAAGCGTCCCGTCACCAGGAAATACTGCAACACATCAAACAGCATGAAACACTGACGACGGCAGACCTGGCAAACTTACTCGCGGTCAGTCAGGAAACTATTCGCCGTGACCTGAATGAGTTACAAGCGCAGGGATTGATCATCCGTCAGCACGGACGAGCTAAAAGCATTAAACGCGCCACCAAAGACAGCGGCGATCCTTTCACTACGCGCCTGAAAAGTCACCTGTCCAGCAAAGCCAGCATTGCCGCGCATGCTTTGTCTTTAATTGAAAGTGGAATGGTGATTGCGCTGGATGCCAGCTCAACCTGTTGGTATTTAGCCAAAAAACTCCCGGATATCGATATCACCGTGTTTACCAACAGTGTGCGGATTTGTCAGGAATTGGCGAAACATCAAAATATCGAGCTGATCAGTGCCGGGGGGCGGCTACAGCGAAAATATGCCTGTTATGTTAATCCAGCACTTTTTTCGCTATTAAAAACCCTCGAAATTGACCTGTTTATCTTCTCATGTGAGGGCATTGATACTGATGGCATTATGTGGGATTCCAATCCATTTAATGCCGAATTCAAAACCATGCTGCTCAAGCGCGCCACACAATCCATTTTACTGATCGACAAAAGTAAGATGTGCAGAACTGGGGAAGTGAAAATCGGTACACTTGATGATGTTGAGCAAGTTATATCGAATGTGGATGCTGAGTAA
- the fucU gene encoding L-fucose mutarotase → MLKTISPLLSPQLLKTLAEMGHGDEIIFSDAHFPAHAIGKNGGPQVIHADGLSVSALLEATIPLFELDSYAPPLVMMAAVDGDTLDASVEERYLHALFGTEKTLPVERIDRYAFYQRAEQAFAIVITGETAKYGNILLKKGVTPVF, encoded by the coding sequence ATGCTTAAAACCATCTCGCCGCTGCTATCACCACAATTGCTAAAAACATTGGCAGAAATGGGCCACGGTGATGAAATTATTTTCTCTGATGCCCATTTTCCCGCCCATGCCATTGGTAAAAACGGCGGGCCGCAAGTGATTCATGCCGATGGGCTATCCGTCAGCGCCTTATTGGAGGCCACTATTCCTTTATTCGAATTAGACAGTTACGCCCCACCACTGGTGATGATGGCGGCAGTCGACGGTGACACGCTGGATGCTTCAGTTGAAGAACGCTATTTACACGCACTCTTCGGCACAGAAAAAACCCTGCCCGTTGAGCGCATTGACCGCTATGCCTTTTACCAACGCGCCGAACAAGCATTTGCGATCGTCATCACAGGGGAGACCGCCAAGTATGGCAATATTCTGTTAAAGAAGGGGGTAACGCCTGTTTTTTAA
- the fucK gene encoding L-fuculokinase yields the protein MKRDVVIVLDCGATNIRAIAVDPQGVVVAKAVLPNHSQPDPTNPQWQLWPLDGILHSFVQCCRQLLPQIHQCRIHAVTVTTFGVDGALVDASGNMLYPIISWKCPRTVAVMEDISRYMSAGELQQISGIGQFSFNTLYKLIWLQENRPDLVEQAHAWLFISSLINQRLTGEFTTDRTMAGTSQLLDVKHEQFSGEILQKIGIQADLFPPMVAAGEIIGQLLPDIAADLGLPAGLPVVSAGHDTQFALFGSGADLDQPVLSSGTWEILMVRTPNVNTVLLPQFAGSTCELDSCPRLFNPGLQWLASGVLEWVRQLYWRDDACANVYQQMIAEATDIAPGADGVRMDCNLLGNARHQLSGGWQGVSLSSGRGHFYRSALEGLAWQLKNNLAVLERIGEFRTRELLLVGGGSRNALWNQIKADVLNLPIKVIDESETTVLGAALFAWYATGYYTSAEEARAQVNYHYQYYQPGEQQPLYQALTVNPEPITESIALKGECHA from the coding sequence AAGCGCGATGTGGTCATCGTTTTAGATTGCGGCGCAACCAACATCCGGGCGATCGCGGTTGACCCTCAAGGTGTCGTGGTTGCTAAAGCCGTGCTACCCAACCACAGCCAGCCTGACCCGACCAATCCGCAATGGCAATTGTGGCCGTTGGACGGCATTTTGCACAGTTTTGTACAGTGCTGCCGCCAGTTACTGCCGCAGATCCATCAATGCAGGATTCACGCGGTGACCGTGACCACCTTTGGTGTGGACGGGGCCTTAGTGGACGCCAGCGGTAACATGCTGTACCCGATTATTAGTTGGAAGTGCCCGCGTACAGTGGCAGTAATGGAAGATATCTCTCGCTATATGTCTGCCGGGGAATTACAGCAGATATCCGGCATTGGTCAGTTCAGTTTTAACACATTATATAAACTTATCTGGCTACAAGAGAATCGGCCGGACTTAGTCGAGCAGGCGCACGCCTGGCTGTTTATTTCATCATTGATTAACCAGCGCCTCACCGGGGAATTTACCACTGACCGCACCATGGCGGGCACCAGCCAACTGCTGGATGTGAAACACGAGCAATTTAGCGGCGAGATTTTACAAAAAATAGGTATTCAGGCCGATTTATTCCCACCCATGGTCGCCGCAGGTGAAATTATTGGTCAGTTATTACCGGATATTGCTGCTGATTTGGGGCTGCCGGCGGGTTTACCGGTAGTTTCTGCCGGTCACGATACACAATTTGCTTTATTTGGCTCCGGGGCGGATTTAGACCAACCGGTGCTGTCATCCGGAACTTGGGAAATCCTGATGGTCCGCACGCCAAATGTGAATACCGTCCTATTGCCACAATTTGCCGGTTCAACTTGCGAACTGGACAGTTGCCCGCGCTTATTTAACCCAGGGTTGCAGTGGCTGGCCTCAGGGGTGTTGGAATGGGTTCGCCAACTGTACTGGCGCGATGATGCCTGTGCCAATGTTTACCAACAAATGATTGCTGAGGCGACGGACATAGCACCAGGTGCTGACGGCGTGCGCATGGATTGTAATTTGCTGGGAAACGCGCGCCATCAGTTGTCCGGCGGCTGGCAAGGGGTATCGCTGTCAAGTGGTCGGGGGCACTTTTACCGCTCCGCATTAGAGGGCCTTGCCTGGCAATTGAAAAATAATCTGGCGGTGCTGGAAAGGATTGGTGAGTTCCGGACTCGGGAATTACTGCTGGTCGGTGGCGGTAGCCGCAATGCTCTGTGGAACCAGATCAAAGCCGACGTGCTCAATCTGCCCATTAAAGTCATTGATGAATCTGAAACAACAGTGCTGGGGGCGGCACTCTTTGCCTGGTATGCGACGGGTTACTACACCAGCGCCGAAGAAGCTCGCGCTCAGGTCAATTATCACTATCAATATTATCAACCGGGCGAGCAGCAACCACTTTATCAGGCGCTCACAGTAAATCCGGAACCGATAACTGAATCCATTGCCTTGAAAGGAGAATGTCATGCTTAA